The Raphanus sativus cultivar WK10039 chromosome 2, ASM80110v3, whole genome shotgun sequence genome includes a region encoding these proteins:
- the LOC108835631 gene encoding auxin-responsive protein SAUR21-like: protein MAFVRNLLGAKKILGRSITAAAPRKRAPSSPPKGFLVVYVGESQKKRYVVPISYLSKPSFQALLSKSEEEFGFDHPMGGLTIPCPEYTFINVISRLR from the coding sequence ATGGCTTTCGTGAGAAATCTACTCGGTGCAAAGAAGATTCTTGGCCGATCCataacagcagcagcaccaagaaaaAGGGCACCCTCGTCGCCACCAAAAGGATTTCTTGTGGTGTACGTAGGAGAGAGCCAGAAGAAGAGATATGTGGTGCCAATCTCATACCTGAGCAAGCCTTCTTTTCAAGCTCTTCTTAGCAAATCTGAAGAAGAGTTTGGGTTCGATCATCCGATGGGTGGCTTAACCATCCCTTGTCCAGAGTATACTTTCATCAATGTGATTTCTCGGCTTCGATGA
- the LOC108839722 gene encoding auxin-responsive protein SAUR21, with product MALVRSLLGAKKILGQATASTSKRATMAAPPKGFLAVYVGESQKKRYVVPISYLSQPSFQALLSKSEEEFGFDHPMGGLTIPCPEDTFINVTSRLQ from the coding sequence ATGGCTTTGGTGAGAAGTTTATTGGGTGCAAAGAAGATTCTTGGCCAAGCAACAGCTTCTACAAGCAAAAGAGCAACCATGGCGGCACCACCTAAAGGGTTTCTTGCCGTGTACGTAGGGGAGAGCCAGAAGAAGAGATATGTGGTGCCGATCTCATACTTGAGCCAGCCTTCGTTTCAAGCTCTTCTCAGCAAATCCGAAGAAGAGTTTGGTTTCGATCATCCAATGGGTGGCTTAACAATCCCTTGTCCTGAAGATACTTTCATCAATGTTACTTCTCGGCTTCAGTGA
- the LOC108835630 gene encoding auxin-responsive protein SAUR21-like, with protein MALVRSLLGAKKILGHSVTATASTSKRATLAAPPKGFLAVYVGESQKKRYVVPISYLSQPSFQALLTKFEEEFGFDHPMGGLTIPCPESTFINVTSRFH; from the coding sequence atggCTTTAGTGAGAAGTCTATTGGGTGCAAAGAAGATTCTTGGCCACTCTGTAACAGCAACAGCTTCTACGAGCAAAAGAGCAACCTTGGCGGCACCACCAAAAGGGTTTCTTGCGGTGTACGTAGGAGAGAGCCAGAAGAAGAGATATGTGGTGCCAATCTCATACTTGAGTCAGCCTTCGTTTCAAGCTCTTCTCACTAAATTCGAAGAAGAGTTTGGGTTTGATCATCCAATGGGGGGCTTAACCATCCCTTGTCCTGAATCTACTTTCATTAATGTGACGTCTCGGTTCCACTGA